AGTGCAACGCCCCATAAGCTCACGAATATCAGCTAAAAGTGGCTCTTTAGAAGTCCCTGCTATTTGGTGTTCTAGCTCATAACTAATATCAAAATAATCCTCCAAGGCACGTTTTCCACGCCCTGTTACAAACGCCATATTATCCATACCAGCTTCTAATGCCTCATCAACGCCGTAATGCACGAGCGGTTTTGTAAGAATAGGCAACATCTCCTTTGGAAGCGTCTTTGTTGCTGGTAAAAATCTCGTTCCATATCCAGCTGCCGGAAATAGGCAAGTTTGTATCATATTTATCCTTTAAATTTAGTCTTCAAATTTTAACTACTCTAAGCTTAAAAATGCCTCATTTGGTATACTAAAATAAATTTTATCACCTGTAATTAGGCGATCTTGGCTAAACTCTTTACGTTCTTTTACACATTTTAGCAGTATCGAACCGACTTTGATTTTGATTAAAATTTTATCGGTATAAATAAGTGAAACTGAGTGTAAAATACCGCCGAAATAGCCGTTAATATGTGTAAAGCTCAAATTTATAAGATTTTGATTTATAGCGACTTTTGATGAAGCTTTAAGTGTCTTAGGCAAGACAAATCTCACACCATCGCCACACTCCACGGTTCCATTAGCAGCACTAAATATATTTTTTATCTCAAACTCACTCACTCGTCCCTGATGCAAAAAAACACTCTCCTCGCTAATCGCACTTAGCCACTTCTCGTCATGACTAGCGATTATAAAGCCACTTTTATACTGAGATTTTGCGTATTCAATTGCTTTTGCAAAAAGCCTTGCAGTAGCGATATCTACGGCATTTGTCGGCTCGTCTAATAAATTTAGACGAGAACGCAGACAGAGCAAAAGAGCAAATGCTACACGCTGAGTTTGTCCGGAGCTTAGCTCATAGTGCTTTTTAACTAAAAAACTCTCATCAAGCCCCACAAGAGCTAATGCCTCGCCTACGTAAGCTTTAAATTTGTCTAAATTCCCACGACTTTTTAGAGCAAATTCAAAGTTCGCTCTTACACTTCGTTTTAGCAACATTGGCTCAGGTAGCAACACTGATATATCGCGTAACTCATTAAGCCTTAAACGCTCCTTGCCCCAAATTTTTATAACGCCACAAGTTGGCTTTTCTAAGTGACTTAAACAGCGTATTAGAGTACTTTTACCAGAGCCGTTTGAGCCAAGCAGAGCGGTTATTTTACTAGTAGAAATTTGTAAATTTTTTATATCTAAAATTTGATGAGTGCCGTATCTTACGCTTAAATTTGAAACTTCTATCATCTATCAAGCCTTTTTAGCGAGTGGATAAATAAATTTACTATAAATGCAATGCTTATAAGCACTATGGCAAGGGCAATACCCATATCAAACTCGCCCTTATTTGTCTCAAGCGATATGGCAGTTGTTATCGTGCGGGTAAACCACTTGATATTTCCACCTACTAGCATCGCCACACCTACCTCAGCGACTATACGACCATACGCAGTAGCTGCGACTACCATAAGCGAGTAACGCAATTCATAAAGCACACAAAATGGTAGCTTTAATGGGTGTAAATGATATGCAAATATCGTGTAATAGTGCTTTTTCTCCATATTTCCAACTACACTTGCACTTAGCGAGATTATAATCGGTAAGGCTAGTATAAACTGCCCTATCATAATCGCTTTAAGCGTAAAAAGTAGCCCAAGTGAGCCAAAAGGCCCGTTACGCGTGATAAATGCGTATAAAATAAGCCCTATAGCAACGGTAGGCACTGCAAGCATCGTATCACTGACAAGCCTAAGTGCCTTAGCACATGGAAATTTATAAAATCCAAGTATAAAGCCAAGCGGTAGTCCAAATGCGAGAGCAAAAATTATAGAGACACTAGATGTATAAAGTGTTGCTTTTATCGCTGAGTATGTTTGCGGATCGCCGTTTAATAAAAGGTGAAAAGCGGCAAAAATTCCATCAATAATATAATCCAAAAATAACCTTTATTAAATTTATTATGCTATGATAGCATAATTAAACCAAATTTTAAAGGAGTATTAATGAATAAAATAGTTTTAGCGTCTATTTTAGTTGCAACTTCTATGTTTGCAGCCGATAGCGACTTAAATATGGCAACAACGACAAGCACTGATAACACAGGGCTACTTGATGCGATATATCCAGTGTATAAAGCAAAAACTGGTGTTGATCTAAAATGGACTGCCGTAGGTACTGGTGCGGCTTTAAAAATGGGCGAAAACTGCGATGTGGATATACTTTTTGTGCATTCACCAAAGGTAGAAAAAGAGTTTATCGAAAAGGGATTTGGCGTTGAGCGTAAAGCGGTAATGTATAATGACTTTGTCTTAATTGCTGATAAATCAATTGCTGATAAATTTAAAGGTAAGGATATAAAAGGCTCATTTGATATGGTAAAGGCAGAGAAAATTCCATTTTTCTCACGTGGTGATAAGTCAGGCACGGACAATAAAGAAAAAGGAATTTGGAAAAAGATCATCGGAGATGTGCCAGAACATGACGCTTGGTATCGCCAAACAGGACAAGGAATGCTTGCTACTATAAAAGCTGCTGAGGAGCAAAAAGGTGTTACATTTACAGATCGTGGCACATATATAAAGTATGAGGC
This portion of the Campylobacter anatolicus genome encodes:
- the tupC gene encoding tungstate ABC transporter ATP-binding protein TupC, with translation MIEVSNLSVRYGTHQILDIKNLQISTSKITALLGSNGSGKSTLIRCLSHLEKPTCGVIKIWGKERLRLNELRDISVLLPEPMLLKRSVRANFEFALKSRGNLDKFKAYVGEALALVGLDESFLVKKHYELSSGQTQRVAFALLLCLRSRLNLLDEPTNAVDIATARLFAKAIEYAKSQYKSGFIIASHDEKWLSAISEESVFLHQGRVSEFEIKNIFSAANGTVECGDGVRFVLPKTLKASSKVAINQNLINLSFTHINGYFGGILHSVSLIYTDKILIKIKVGSILLKCVKERKEFSQDRLITGDKIYFSIPNEAFLSLE
- the tupB gene encoding tungstate ABC transporter permease TupB, which codes for MDYIIDGIFAAFHLLLNGDPQTYSAIKATLYTSSVSIIFALAFGLPLGFILGFYKFPCAKALRLVSDTMLAVPTVAIGLILYAFITRNGPFGSLGLLFTLKAIMIGQFILALPIIISLSASVVGNMEKKHYYTIFAYHLHPLKLPFCVLYELRYSLMVVAATAYGRIVAEVGVAMLVGGNIKWFTRTITTAISLETNKGEFDMGIALAIVLISIAFIVNLFIHSLKRLDR
- the tupA gene encoding tungstate ABC transporter substrate-binding protein TupA; this encodes MNKIVLASILVATSMFAADSDLNMATTTSTDNTGLLDAIYPVYKAKTGVDLKWTAVGTGAALKMGENCDVDILFVHSPKVEKEFIEKGFGVERKAVMYNDFVLIADKSIADKFKGKDIKGSFDMVKAEKIPFFSRGDKSGTDNKEKGIWKKIIGDVPEHDAWYRQTGQGMLATIKAAEEQKGVTFTDRGTYIKYEANEKGDPNLVIINEGDNDLKNFYSVIAVSPKHCKKADIENANKFIEWITGEEGQKFVADFKLLNKQLFTPDAKTRK